From Candidatus Polarisedimenticolaceae bacterium, the proteins below share one genomic window:
- a CDS encoding DUF6531 domain-containing protein, protein MRGFRVSIYLASFLVLCAARPSFADTCTGMAGGPGDLDGDGYVGANDCDDTNPGLWARMQSVGQVKLARVPGTGAAVLSWNPLDSGGQSAPFTYEVVRSRVASNFLDHPTDTCLDPGGTELQFTDPQVPPAGGIFFYIVRGRNGCGAGDSGTRSDGTPRQVRDCAFSVVCNDSNTCTDDSAKNGVCTHTPVAPKIVTGPSSIGVCDGGTARFTVEAQNGSSASYAWTKNGAPVGGNSPTLALPVTLSDHRSAIHVTVQDACGNITTPDATLTVFSDPAACQGGLNGSPAPNGGGDPEAAKHWVPPVYNAAPDFGAAARVDLHSGELEVAQTDMEIPGRGFDFVFTRYYRSRRWQSTSQGVEWTHAYDRRVSSPPTGGVVVVNPASGETLFAAPPPSGGCYVTPAGGFEELCPQADGTLALNFPDGQIWVFGGFDGSAAAGKILQSRDQFGNAMSFAYDTGGKLTTITDTLGRAITLTYNTRNLVTAVTDFTGRSVQYVYYDGTEAGGELDDLKSVTSPPVTGTPTGNDFPQGRTTTYTYSRGHSLGAENSNLLSIAGPDGKTYASFSYSMTDNDADPAFDRLYRMETYAAVNPADEMFTYVALTPDASNDFAVSKTIVKDATDHRSDYYYDAQGQIVRVRDFTGVLPDSATFASDLDNLPGPPPSPTDPPYYETKVHHDGNALVTELTMPSLASVSRVYDSGNPSVLKRGDLLSETFDPGPLGGDQAQITRSWTYATPFGTDWGARREPRIIYRPGVPSGVLRRISDVRIVHPPATPPGTWRTIKDIHIVHPPAEPPGLWRKLNPKLYQESVDPFAGAGAGSEKIWGDTWYTMDSDVCTAAGRRYTSDSSICTAARRYTGDSSICTAARYTGDSSICTAARHALGRDGGDSVIDPAGRYTGDSSICTAARYTGDSSICTAARHALGRDGGDSVIDPAGRYTGDSSICTAARHAVARDGGDSVIDPAGRYTGDSHICLAGKQTLGSTLSNGHWNDWGEVSIKEDCDDSDPGIFPGGREVSPGRLIAIGTSRDRTLAFGGTLPSSGFPTTATDENGQTWTFTYDTSGFLTDLQAPSVVTGTLTGAPQTIHHHWDRNAYGQIVAYTDPQSHVSTLDWSSSGSDNGYLRTLTIPHGTLSAGTQYTWSARGQLVGTTDPNGHTTTMTINDDDQVVRVTSAAPFSYQSDSYYDANGDLVRHDVQNVDENGVLRPDPYLSTLYVYDGLGRLSGLSREIDSAQCMIDDVEYDPLGRITKLSRGGSGAKLVKELAYARVKVKFPTLSQDKDELGSVWARQAYDYDADGNLIAVHDGIDPSVADTTFQYDGYGRLTKTTDAEGNEWSSHYDAAGNEVSSSLDGELADGSSGPNVKLAECTTTYDEIDRAIKCDCTHLRRANGAPIGDGSNTCLGYYDENSNWSRIQDDNGHGTDFTYDSGQLLKLVTDAMGNTTQLDYDLASNVIQVTETDAATAGGPPSSAVTHYEYDALDRRTADVDPAGGRTERKFDGKYYVVGVTHKTGNKTRYTYDGLGQLVQTQDDMTDTGDGNGNVVATLVSSQTWNDLGQLTSTVDAEGSTWTYAYDGGGRVSVATAPDARTTSLVWSPRSNLVSETDPDGSASTLTYDKLGRLTDVSVARGPGVAGTTSEHYVYDGSGALVSASDDDSTVTRTYDSFSRMLSETQQAGGSPPHTVTIERDAVGNPTSMVYPGGHTISYGYDPLDRTQTVFADGALVASYNYQGATKLSRVVNGNSVGTSYLYDAAGRLERKTVTGADGDIVDATITWDPLGMTSRSEPLSSSTTSYVYDSMHRLTKSTTTSSGSASSRVYTLSAMGDRVLVSGGMDAGSYTRDATLPEPADLQMHQYTSTPSGTRTYDADGNPLIIHGGTPAELAMTHDYRGNIVTAGGFSYTQDALGRYLLRAGVPLRFDSAGSDYIQEYAGGASRASFVVGEDGRLLQMIEDADINGNGVLDRYTYHTDEQGNVRALTDQSGAVVERYAYDDWGNPSFFTADGTPIGSSAVGNPFLYRGMLWEPETQLYRVGGTAYDPHIGRPIRCPSGLCRMSSSAGGMDPFDGEPPPASTGLGATIHNGLYVRLPL, encoded by the coding sequence ATGCGCGGATTCCGTGTCTCGATCTATCTCGCGTCGTTCCTCGTTCTCTGCGCCGCGCGACCTTCGTTCGCGGACACCTGCACGGGGATGGCCGGCGGTCCCGGCGATCTCGACGGCGACGGCTACGTCGGAGCCAACGACTGCGACGACACGAACCCCGGCCTCTGGGCGCGGATGCAATCGGTCGGGCAGGTCAAGCTCGCGAGAGTGCCCGGTACCGGCGCTGCGGTGCTGAGCTGGAATCCACTCGATTCCGGCGGGCAATCGGCGCCGTTCACGTACGAGGTCGTGCGCTCGCGTGTCGCCTCGAACTTCCTCGACCATCCGACGGATACGTGTCTCGATCCGGGCGGCACGGAGCTTCAGTTCACCGATCCGCAGGTCCCGCCGGCCGGTGGCATCTTCTTCTACATCGTGCGCGGCCGGAACGGATGCGGCGCAGGAGACTCGGGCACGCGATCGGACGGCACGCCGCGCCAGGTGCGCGACTGCGCCTTCAGCGTCGTCTGCAACGACTCGAATACGTGCACGGACGACTCCGCGAAGAACGGCGTCTGCACGCACACGCCCGTCGCGCCGAAGATCGTCACCGGGCCCTCGAGCATCGGTGTGTGCGACGGCGGTACCGCGCGTTTCACCGTCGAAGCGCAGAACGGCTCCAGCGCGAGCTATGCCTGGACGAAGAACGGCGCGCCTGTCGGCGGCAACAGCCCGACCCTCGCGCTGCCCGTGACGCTTTCCGATCATCGGAGCGCGATCCACGTCACGGTCCAGGACGCCTGCGGAAACATCACGACGCCCGATGCCACCCTCACCGTCTTCTCCGATCCCGCGGCCTGCCAGGGAGGATTGAACGGTTCGCCCGCGCCCAACGGCGGTGGCGATCCGGAAGCGGCGAAGCACTGGGTGCCTCCGGTCTACAACGCAGCGCCTGACTTCGGCGCCGCCGCGCGCGTCGATCTGCACTCCGGAGAGCTGGAGGTCGCGCAGACCGACATGGAGATCCCCGGACGCGGCTTCGACTTCGTGTTCACGCGCTACTACCGCTCGCGCCGATGGCAGAGCACGTCGCAGGGCGTCGAATGGACGCATGCGTACGACCGGCGCGTGTCGAGTCCTCCGACCGGGGGCGTGGTCGTCGTCAATCCGGCATCGGGTGAGACGCTCTTCGCCGCCCCGCCGCCGAGTGGCGGATGCTACGTCACGCCCGCCGGCGGCTTCGAGGAGCTGTGCCCGCAGGCGGACGGCACATTGGCGCTGAACTTCCCCGACGGGCAGATCTGGGTCTTCGGCGGGTTCGACGGCTCGGCAGCCGCCGGGAAGATCCTCCAGTCGCGCGATCAGTTCGGGAACGCGATGAGCTTCGCCTACGACACCGGCGGCAAGCTCACGACGATCACCGACACGCTCGGACGCGCGATCACGCTGACGTACAACACGCGCAATCTGGTCACCGCGGTGACGGACTTCACTGGTCGCAGCGTCCAATACGTGTATTACGACGGGACCGAGGCGGGCGGCGAGCTCGACGACCTGAAGTCGGTGACGTCACCGCCGGTGACCGGAACACCCACCGGGAACGACTTCCCTCAAGGCCGCACGACGACGTACACGTACTCGCGAGGCCACTCGCTCGGCGCGGAGAACAGCAACCTGCTGTCGATCGCCGGACCCGACGGGAAGACGTACGCGAGCTTCTCCTACAGCATGACCGACAACGATGCCGATCCCGCGTTCGACCGCCTCTATCGGATGGAGACCTACGCCGCCGTGAATCCGGCGGACGAGATGTTCACCTACGTGGCGCTCACGCCCGATGCGTCGAACGATTTCGCGGTGAGCAAGACGATCGTCAAGGACGCGACCGACCACAGGAGCGACTACTACTACGACGCGCAAGGACAGATCGTCCGCGTTCGCGACTTCACCGGAGTCTTGCCCGACTCTGCGACGTTCGCGAGCGATCTCGACAATCTGCCCGGCCCACCGCCTTCGCCGACCGATCCGCCGTACTACGAGACCAAGGTCCACCACGACGGCAACGCGCTCGTCACGGAGCTGACGATGCCCTCGCTCGCGAGCGTGTCGCGCGTCTATGACTCGGGGAATCCCAGCGTGCTCAAGCGCGGCGATCTGTTGAGCGAGACGTTCGATCCAGGACCGCTCGGCGGCGACCAGGCGCAGATCACGCGCTCGTGGACGTACGCGACGCCGTTCGGAACCGATTGGGGGGCACGCCGCGAGCCGCGCATCATCTATCGACCAGGCGTTCCGTCCGGCGTCTTGCGCCGTATCAGCGACGTCCGCATCGTGCACCCGCCGGCGACGCCGCCTGGAACGTGGAGGACGATCAAGGACATCCACATCGTGCATCCTCCGGCCGAGCCGCCGGGGCTGTGGCGGAAGCTGAATCCCAAGCTCTACCAAGAGAGCGTCGATCCGTTCGCGGGTGCGGGCGCGGGATCGGAGAAGATTTGGGGTGACACCTGGTACACGATGGACAGCGACGTCTGCACGGCGGCGGGGCGCCGCTACACGAGCGACAGCTCCATCTGCACGGCAGCTCGTCGCTACACCGGCGACAGCTCCATCTGCACCGCCGCTCGATACACGGGCGATAGTTCGATTTGCACGGCCGCTCGCCATGCGCTGGGACGAGACGGAGGCGACAGCGTCATCGACCCCGCGGGCCGCTACACCGGCGACAGCTCCATCTGCACCGCCGCTCGATACACGGGCGACAGCTCCATTTGCACGGCCGCACGCCATGCGCTGGGACGAGACGGAGGCGACAGCGTCATCGACCCGGCGGGCCGCTACACCGGCGACAGCTCCATCTGCACCGCCGCTCGCCATGCGGTGGCACGAGACGGAGGCGACAGCGTCATCGACCCGGCGGGCCGCTACACCGGCGACAGTCACATTTGCTTGGCTGGGAAACAGACGCTGGGATCCACACTCAGCAACGGGCACTGGAACGACTGGGGCGAGGTCTCCATCAAGGAAGACTGCGACGACAGCGATCCCGGGATTTTCCCGGGCGGCCGCGAGGTCTCGCCGGGCAGGCTCATTGCGATCGGAACGTCGCGTGACCGGACGCTCGCGTTCGGCGGCACGCTGCCTTCGTCGGGGTTCCCGACGACGGCGACCGACGAGAACGGCCAGACGTGGACGTTCACGTACGACACGTCCGGCTTCTTGACCGATCTTCAGGCGCCTTCGGTCGTGACAGGTACGCTCACCGGCGCGCCCCAGACGATCCATCATCACTGGGACCGGAATGCCTACGGCCAGATCGTCGCGTACACCGACCCGCAGAGCCACGTCTCGACGCTCGATTGGTCGAGCTCGGGCTCCGACAACGGATACCTCAGAACGCTCACCATCCCGCACGGGACGCTCAGCGCGGGGACGCAATACACGTGGAGCGCGCGCGGGCAGCTCGTCGGCACGACCGATCCGAACGGACATACGACGACGATGACGATCAACGACGACGACCAGGTCGTCCGCGTGACGTCCGCGGCTCCGTTCTCGTATCAGAGCGATTCCTACTACGACGCGAACGGCGATCTCGTCCGCCATGACGTGCAGAACGTCGACGAGAACGGCGTGCTCCGGCCCGACCCTTACCTGAGCACGCTCTACGTTTACGACGGTCTCGGCCGGCTCAGCGGCCTGAGCCGTGAGATCGACAGCGCGCAGTGCATGATCGACGACGTGGAGTACGACCCGCTCGGCCGGATCACGAAGCTCTCGAGGGGCGGCTCCGGGGCGAAGCTCGTCAAGGAGCTCGCGTATGCGAGGGTGAAGGTGAAGTTCCCCACGCTCTCGCAGGACAAGGACGAGCTGGGCTCCGTGTGGGCACGGCAGGCCTACGATTACGACGCGGACGGCAACCTGATCGCCGTGCACGACGGCATCGACCCCTCGGTGGCGGACACGACGTTCCAGTACGACGGCTACGGACGCCTGACGAAGACGACCGACGCCGAGGGGAACGAGTGGTCGTCCCATTACGACGCCGCGGGCAACGAGGTCTCGTCGAGTCTCGACGGCGAGCTGGCCGACGGCTCGTCGGGGCCGAACGTGAAGCTCGCCGAGTGCACGACGACCTACGACGAGATCGACCGCGCGATCAAATGCGACTGCACGCATCTGCGCCGCGCGAACGGCGCTCCGATCGGCGACGGCTCGAACACGTGTCTGGGGTACTACGACGAGAACTCGAATTGGAGCCGCATCCAGGACGACAACGGCCACGGGACCGACTTCACCTACGACTCGGGGCAGTTGCTGAAGCTCGTCACCGATGCGATGGGGAACACGACTCAGCTTGACTACGATCTGGCCTCGAACGTGATCCAGGTGACCGAGACCGACGCCGCGACCGCCGGCGGCCCGCCGTCCTCGGCGGTGACCCACTACGAGTACGACGCGCTCGACCGGCGGACGGCGGACGTCGATCCGGCGGGCGGGCGCACCGAGAGGAAGTTCGACGGCAAGTACTACGTCGTTGGTGTCACGCACAAGACCGGAAACAAGACGCGATACACGTACGACGGCCTCGGCCAGCTCGTGCAGACGCAAGACGACATGACCGACACCGGCGACGGGAACGGCAATGTCGTCGCGACCCTCGTGTCCTCGCAGACGTGGAACGATCTCGGCCAGCTCACCTCGACGGTCGATGCCGAAGGGAGCACGTGGACGTACGCGTACGACGGCGGCGGGCGCGTCTCGGTCGCAACCGCGCCCGACGCGCGGACGACCAGCCTCGTCTGGTCTCCGCGAAGCAACTTGGTCAGTGAGACCGACCCGGACGGCTCGGCGAGCACGTTGACCTACGACAAGCTGGGACGCTTGACCGACGTCTCGGTCGCCCGCGGCCCGGGCGTCGCGGGCACGACGAGCGAGCACTACGTCTACGACGGCAGCGGTGCGCTCGTCTCCGCCTCCGATGACGACTCGACCGTGACGCGCACCTACGACTCGTTCTCGCGCATGCTGAGCGAGACGCAGCAAGCCGGCGGATCGCCGCCGCACACGGTGACGATCGAGCGGGACGCCGTCGGCAACCCGACGAGCATGGTCTATCCGGGCGGCCACACGATCAGCTACGGCTACGACCCGCTCGACCGGACGCAAACCGTCTTCGCGGACGGCGCGCTGGTCGCGTCCTACAACTATCAGGGAGCGACGAAGCTCTCGCGCGTCGTCAACGGCAACAGCGTCGGAACGAGCTATCTCTATGACGCCGCGGGACGCCTCGAGCGCAAGACGGTCACCGGCGCCGACGGCGACATCGTCGACGCCACGATCACGTGGGACCCGCTCGGAATGACCTCGCGCAGCGAGCCGCTCTCGTCGTCGACGACGAGCTACGTCTACGATTCGATGCACCGGCTGACGAAGAGCACGACCACGTCGTCGGGGAGCGCCTCGTCACGCGTCTACACGCTGAGCGCGATGGGCGACCGCGTCCTGGTGAGCGGCGGCATGGACGCGGGCTCGTACACGCGCGATGCGACCCTCCCCGAGCCTGCCGACCTCCAGATGCACCAGTACACATCGACGCCGTCGGGCACGCGCACGTACGACGCCGACGGCAACCCGCTGATCATCCACGGCGGCACGCCTGCGGAGCTCGCGATGACCCACGACTATCGCGGGAACATCGTCACTGCGGGCGGGTTCTCGTACACGCAGGATGCGCTCGGCCGGTACCTGCTACGGGCCGGCGTCCCGTTGCGCTTCGATTCCGCCGGCAGCGATTACATCCAGGAGTACGCCGGGGGCGCGTCTCGAGCGAGCTTCGTCGTCGGCGAGGACGGCCGCCTCCTCCAGATGATCGAGGATGCCGACATCAACGGGAACGGCGTGCTCGACCGGTACACCTATCACACCGACGAGCAGGGAAACGTGCGGGCGCTCACCGACCAGAGCGGCGCCGTCGTCGAACGGTACGCTTACGACGATTGGGGCAACCCGTCGTTCTTCACAGCGGACGGAACGCCGATCGGGTCGTCGGCCGTCGGGAATCCGTTCCTCTACCGCGGCATGTTGTGGGAGCCGGAGACGCAGCTCTACCGGGTCGGAGGCACCGCGTACGACCCGCACATCGGGCGTCCCATCCGGTGCCCCTCCGGTCTTTGCCGGATGTCGAGCTCCGCGGGGGGAATGGACCCGTTCGACGGCGAGCCGCCTCCGGCCAGCACCGGGCTGGGCGCAACGATCCACAACGGCCTCTACGTGCGGCTTCCGCTCTAG
- a CDS encoding MFS transporter, protein MAEARLSLSDYVRGFSRPFWAANASELFERIAYYGMAPVLVPYLVQVRHFDESAAIRVGGNLGFVVYGVTVLSGMFADWLGYRRAMMLAYVLLAVGYAGVWKAPSFPVVVLALACVAFGASVIKPAITGTVQRTCSEERRPVGFSIYYTLVNVGGFLGPNVSGAVSAAAGLSMVFPTSAIAILVALALVRIFYADQETRVATPKRTLGAFAADFLRILTTARLMSLFLLVAGFWSLFFQFFGAFTTYVTQDLGLSQQKANFIISLDAALIVCTQVIVGYLVRNWTTARAVWIAALIGSVGYGVIGLRMSPVIAGAGVVVFSIGEMIYSAHFYKYLGSLAPAGQEGMYLGFAFFPIALGSLLSGWIGGPVAGWARDTLHHPEKMFWAFGAVGLAAALGLFIHAKMYAGRDAHA, encoded by the coding sequence ATGGCCGAAGCGCGACTCTCCCTGTCCGATTACGTCCGCGGCTTCAGCCGTCCGTTCTGGGCGGCAAACGCCTCCGAGCTGTTCGAGCGCATCGCGTACTACGGGATGGCGCCGGTCCTCGTCCCCTACCTCGTCCAGGTGAGGCACTTCGACGAGAGCGCGGCGATCCGGGTCGGCGGCAACCTCGGCTTCGTCGTCTACGGCGTCACCGTGCTGTCCGGCATGTTCGCCGACTGGCTCGGCTACCGCCGCGCGATGATGCTCGCCTACGTCCTGCTCGCCGTCGGCTACGCGGGCGTGTGGAAGGCGCCCAGCTTCCCCGTCGTCGTGCTCGCGCTCGCGTGCGTCGCGTTCGGCGCGTCGGTCATCAAGCCGGCGATCACGGGGACGGTCCAGAGGACGTGCTCCGAGGAGAGGCGGCCCGTCGGCTTCTCGATCTACTACACGCTCGTCAACGTCGGCGGCTTCCTCGGCCCGAACGTCTCCGGCGCGGTCTCGGCGGCGGCAGGTCTCTCAATGGTCTTCCCGACCTCCGCGATCGCAATTCTCGTGGCGCTCGCGCTCGTCCGCATCTTCTACGCGGATCAAGAGACGCGCGTGGCGACGCCGAAGCGGACGCTCGGCGCGTTCGCGGCGGACTTCCTCCGCATCCTGACGACGGCGCGCCTCATGAGCCTGTTTCTCCTCGTCGCGGGGTTCTGGAGCCTCTTCTTCCAGTTCTTCGGCGCGTTCACGACCTACGTGACGCAAGACCTCGGGCTCAGCCAGCAGAAGGCGAACTTCATCATCTCGCTCGACGCCGCTCTCATCGTCTGCACCCAGGTGATCGTCGGCTACCTCGTCCGCAACTGGACGACCGCGCGCGCGGTGTGGATCGCGGCGCTCATCGGGTCGGTGGGGTACGGCGTGATCGGGCTCCGGATGTCGCCCGTCATCGCCGGTGCGGGCGTCGTCGTCTTCTCGATCGGCGAGATGATCTACTCCGCGCACTTCTACAAATACCTCGGGAGCCTGGCGCCCGCCGGCCAGGAGGGGATGTATCTCGGGTTCGCGTTCTTCCCGATCGCGCTGGGGAGCTTGCTCTCCGGATGGATCGGCGGGCCGGTCGCCGGCTGGGCGCGCGACACGCTTCACCACCCCGAGAAGATGTTCTGGGCGTTCGGCGCCGTCGGCCTCGCCGCCGCGCTGGGTCTCTTCATTCACGCGAAGATGTACGCCGGGCGCGACGCCCACGCCTGA
- a CDS encoding oligopeptide transporter, OPT family, producing the protein MEAVDTKSLPENAYEPLKPGEEYQSIVPPSATFPEATWVSVFFGIVFCVIFSIASAYSGLKVGQVMEAAIPIAILAIGLTRVVSKDPPLLQNVIMTGIGGVSASVVAGAIFTLPALYSLQLSPKPIQTTFICLAGGCLGVLFLIPLRRYFVREMHGKYPYPEATAITEILVTGEKGGSQAMLLLQATVVAAVYDFFVTTFRVWKEMVDFQFVPLMKDAADKAKVVLKFDAVAFILGLGYVMGLRSSMILCAGGVLSNFVLVPLVYYVGSHVPEILPPGTKAISAMSAGEVFRGYVRFIGVGAIATAGIFGILKSLRVVAGSFSIAIKAFRHGEKHLELDRTDRDISIMTMLVGTIVTSILAIVFFSTLEAGGWTAVGVGFLLMLVFSFFFTSVAANAIATTARNPVSGMTMLTIMISSVVLLKFGLSGPTGMFFVMAIAGMVCTALSVSGQAITDLKTGYWLGSTPQVQERVKFLGVIAASIATAATIAVLANAGYFFGDAPEGTAAAKILAAPQASIMKALVQSFMNREPVAWALFGVGSAIAIVLEMLQVPALTFALGMYLPLELNSPALVGGFLHHLVTGKAARTGGDKGRSLRERGVVIASGMMAGGALGGVFGAALRLVPSFKEEWIKLPFYDTDSISQLVSIVAFLALVGYLWWGSNRRPAGALD; encoded by the coding sequence ATGGAAGCCGTCGATACCAAGTCGCTGCCGGAGAACGCCTACGAACCGCTAAAGCCGGGCGAGGAATACCAGTCGATCGTCCCGCCTTCGGCGACGTTTCCCGAGGCGACTTGGGTCTCCGTGTTCTTTGGGATCGTCTTCTGCGTCATCTTCTCGATCGCGTCGGCATATTCCGGCCTGAAGGTCGGCCAGGTCATGGAGGCGGCGATCCCGATCGCGATCTTGGCGATCGGGCTCACACGCGTCGTCTCGAAGGATCCGCCGCTCCTCCAGAACGTCATCATGACGGGGATCGGCGGCGTCTCGGCATCGGTCGTCGCGGGCGCCATCTTCACGTTGCCGGCGCTGTACTCCCTGCAACTCTCGCCGAAACCGATCCAGACGACATTCATCTGCCTCGCGGGAGGCTGTCTCGGCGTCCTCTTCCTCATCCCCCTGCGGCGTTACTTCGTGCGCGAAATGCACGGCAAGTATCCGTACCCCGAGGCGACCGCGATCACGGAGATCCTCGTCACCGGTGAGAAGGGGGGCTCGCAGGCGATGCTCCTCCTCCAGGCGACCGTCGTGGCGGCCGTCTACGACTTCTTCGTGACGACGTTCCGCGTCTGGAAGGAGATGGTCGACTTCCAGTTCGTCCCGCTCATGAAGGACGCCGCGGACAAGGCGAAGGTGGTCCTCAAGTTCGACGCTGTGGCGTTCATTCTCGGCCTGGGATACGTCATGGGCCTCCGGTCGTCGATGATCCTGTGCGCCGGCGGCGTGCTCTCGAACTTCGTCCTGGTGCCGCTGGTCTACTACGTCGGGTCTCACGTTCCGGAGATCCTTCCGCCCGGCACGAAGGCGATCTCGGCGATGTCCGCCGGCGAGGTCTTCCGAGGCTACGTCCGTTTCATCGGCGTCGGCGCGATCGCGACGGCAGGAATCTTCGGCATCTTGAAGTCCCTTCGGGTGGTGGCGGGATCGTTCAGCATCGCGATCAAGGCGTTCCGCCACGGCGAGAAGCATCTCGAGCTCGACCGTACCGACCGGGACATCTCGATCATGACGATGCTCGTCGGCACGATCGTCACGTCGATCCTCGCGATCGTCTTCTTCTCGACCCTCGAGGCTGGAGGATGGACCGCCGTAGGAGTCGGGTTCCTCCTGATGCTCGTCTTCTCCTTCTTCTTTACCTCGGTCGCCGCCAACGCGATCGCGACGACGGCGCGGAATCCGGTCTCCGGAATGACGATGCTGACGATCATGATCTCATCGGTAGTCCTGCTGAAGTTCGGGTTGTCGGGGCCGACGGGGATGTTCTTCGTCATGGCGATCGCGGGGATGGTCTGCACTGCGCTCTCGGTGTCGGGCCAGGCGATCACCGATCTCAAGACCGGGTACTGGCTCGGCTCGACGCCGCAGGTGCAGGAGCGCGTGAAGTTCCTCGGGGTGATCGCGGCGTCGATCGCGACCGCGGCCACGATCGCCGTCCTCGCCAACGCGGGATACTTCTTCGGCGACGCCCCCGAAGGCACGGCGGCCGCTAAGATCCTCGCCGCCCCGCAGGCCTCGATCATGAAAGCGCTTGTCCAGAGCTTCATGAACCGAGAGCCGGTCGCGTGGGCGCTGTTCGGCGTCGGCTCCGCGATCGCGATCGTCCTCGAGATGCTCCAGGTGCCCGCGCTCACATTCGCACTGGGGATGTATCTCCCCCTCGAGCTGAACTCCCCCGCCCTCGTCGGCGGCTTCCTCCACCACCTCGTCACCGGCAAGGCCGCGAGGACGGGAGGCGACAAGGGCCGCTCGCTGCGCGAGCGCGGCGTCGTCATCGCGTCGGGAATGATGGCCGGCGGCGCATTGGGGGGCGTGTTCGGTGCCGCCCTGCGCCTCGTCCCCTCGTTCAAGGAAGAATGGATCAAGCTTCCGTTCTACGACACGGACTCGATCTCTCAGCTCGTCTCGATCGTCGCATTTCTGGCCCTCGTCGGATATTTGTGGTGGGGATCGAACCGCAGGCCGGCGGGCGCCCTCGACTGA
- a CDS encoding sigma-70 family RNA polymerase sigma factor: MENSAVISSYLKRVHTVPKLSRDEEFTLVAEARRGAPETAERLVRTHVAFVIRVAMDYRGRGVAFEDLVHEGCVGLLKAIRRFDPANGARFITYAAFWIRKAILEAISDGGRLVRVPRYQRVHGRPTMRELRFDDPISADDPRTLLDTLEDERGERPDAAAVAQDDVRRLRRHLRALPLREQAVLASRYGLDGETPMTLMEVGTLLSLSRERVRQIESAALAQLRKAMTKKARR, encoded by the coding sequence ATGGAAAACAGCGCCGTCATCTCGAGCTACCTGAAACGAGTCCACACGGTCCCGAAGCTCAGCCGCGACGAGGAGTTCACGCTCGTCGCCGAGGCCCGTCGCGGTGCGCCGGAGACCGCCGAGCGCCTCGTGCGCACACACGTCGCCTTCGTCATCCGTGTGGCGATGGACTACCGCGGACGCGGCGTCGCGTTCGAGGACCTCGTGCACGAAGGGTGCGTGGGGCTGCTCAAGGCCATCCGCCGGTTCGATCCGGCGAACGGCGCGCGGTTCATAACGTACGCCGCCTTCTGGATCCGGAAGGCGATCCTCGAAGCGATCTCCGACGGCGGCCGTCTCGTCCGCGTTCCGCGGTACCAGCGCGTGCACGGCCGGCCCACGATGCGCGAGCTGCGCTTCGACGACCCGATCTCCGCCGATGATCCGCGCACGCTCCTCGATACACTCGAGGACGAGCGTGGCGAGCGGCCCGACGCCGCCGCCGTCGCGCAAGACGACGTCCGCCGCCTGCGCCGCCACCTCCGCGCGCTGCCGCTCCGGGAACAGGCGGTGCTCGCGTCGCGCTACGGCCTCGACGGCGAGACGCCGATGACCCTCATGGAGGTCGGCACACTCCTCTCCCTCTCGCGCGAGCGCGTGAGGCAGATCGAGAGCGCGGCGCTGGCCCAGCTCAGGAAGGCGATGACGAAGAAGGCCCGCCGCTGA